The window TTGCTAATTCATGATAAACACTCCCAAAAACACAATATTaagcaaaggaaaaaaacaatgGAAGGAAGTTCATCTAATAGTTGACCACTCTCACGTGTCCCAAATCATGACAACTGCTATAACTCCAACCCCAAGAAGAACAgctaaaaatttgaagaaaggGTTGTCAAAATAGTTGGGCTCCAGTGGTTTGAACCCTTTGGCGATAAGGTGGTTGATGGCAACATAGATGAAAACACCAGTGGCGATAGACATGGAGATAGCATAAATCCAATCTGCTACTGTTCCTTGTGTCGTGGCATCAATGGCGATTCCGATTCCAACTCCAACAGGGCTTGAAACAGCGAAGGCTAAAGAATAAGCAACAGTAGTTATAAATGGCCTCTTCGGCAGCATACGCAGCAATGCAATTCCCATGGCAATTGCTGCAAATATTTTGTGCAATGATATTGTCCACAAGTTTTTCCATGCATCTGCTTTGGTCCCTGCAAatagtaatattttaatttgttCCAAATTAGTCTCATATGGGTAAGTACTTCCAAAGTTCAGAACTTAATATAGATTTGGTAATTGGTAATAGAATTTGTTCTTTAGATGCTATGTCAGATCAGAAGAACCCAATTTGAATCCTGAATAGAATAGTTATAATTTAGAAcaatgaaaaagaagggaatTCAAAAGCTTAATTACCTGCAACACCAACGGCTATGCCCTCAAAAACAGAGTGAAAGCAAAGGGCGAGGATGAGCAACAAGGTATCCCCAAATGAAGATGTCTTCACTAAAACAGGGTTGACGTCCACAGCGGAGGCAGCTCCTCCACGTCCTTCCTCCACCTCTGCGGATACTTCCCCTTTATCCCTTCTTGCAGCT is drawn from Telopea speciosissima isolate NSW1024214 ecotype Mountain lineage chromosome 1, Tspe_v1, whole genome shotgun sequence and contains these coding sequences:
- the LOC122667003 gene encoding zinc transporter 1-like — protein: MGMMASSIISLKSTTTSLFLLLLLSLHFSLIRAHGGANDGGGGDSPSVDLHSKALIQTKVWCLIILLVSTFAGGVSPYFFRWNESFLLIGTQFAGGVFLGTSLMHFLSDASNTFGDLTTKSYPFAFMLASAGYLLTMFGDCVINFIVKGAARRDKGEVSAEVEEGRGGAASAVDVNPVLVKTSSFGDTLLLILALCFHSVFEGIAVGVAGTKADAWKNLWTISLHKIFAAIAMGIALLRMLPKRPFITTVAYSLAFAVSSPVGVGIGIAIDATTQGTVADWIYAISMSIATGVFIYVAINHLIAKGFKPLEPNYFDNPFFKFLAVLLGVGVIAVVMIWDT